One Pleurocapsa sp. PCC 7327 DNA segment encodes these proteins:
- a CDS encoding DUF1517 domain-containing protein encodes MSKQRFPKIKSLLKSLIALGLVLTLVFGNASTALAARSGGRIGGGSFRAPSRTYAPPGGGYSSPGYGYGYGGGIGFPFLLPFFGFGGGFGGLFTILIFIAIANFLVRSFRSTSMQGDGTSFEYGSPKISVAKVQVGLFANARGLQRELNEIALSADTNSAAGRVLVLQEASLALLRHPEYWVYGATESYQTTLESAEAKFNQLDLAERSKFTSETLSNVNNQLRQASPTALLEGQGQLAQTGNGSGDYIVVTILVGVEGKLELPKINDSEDLRQALQQIGGIGSDRLLAVEVLWTPQAQGDTLTSEDILAEYPNLKLV; translated from the coding sequence ATGTCTAAACAACGATTTCCCAAAATAAAATCTCTTTTAAAATCCCTGATAGCTCTGGGACTGGTTCTCACCTTAGTTTTTGGCAATGCAAGTACTGCCTTGGCTGCCCGCAGTGGCGGTAGAATCGGCGGCGGTTCCTTCCGCGCTCCCAGCCGAACCTATGCCCCTCCTGGAGGCGGCTATAGTTCGCCCGGTTATGGCTACGGCTATGGCGGCGGTATTGGATTTCCCTTTTTGTTGCCTTTCTTCGGCTTTGGCGGCGGCTTTGGGGGACTGTTTACCATTCTGATCTTTATTGCGATCGCCAACTTTCTCGTAAGAAGCTTTCGCAGTACCAGCATGCAAGGAGATGGAACTTCCTTCGAGTACGGCAGTCCTAAAATTTCTGTTGCTAAGGTACAAGTCGGGTTATTCGCTAATGCCCGTGGTTTGCAGAGAGAATTGAATGAAATCGCCTTGAGCGCAGATACTAATTCGGCTGCGGGGCGCGTTCTGGTTCTCCAAGAAGCCAGCCTAGCCTTGCTACGCCATCCCGAATATTGGGTTTACGGCGCTACGGAATCCTATCAAACTACCTTAGAGTCAGCAGAAGCAAAATTCAATCAGCTAGACTTGGCAGAACGGAGCAAATTTACCTCAGAAACGCTCTCAAACGTCAATAACCAACTCAGACAAGCCTCGCCAACGGCTCTCTTAGAAGGACAGGGACAACTAGCCCAAACAGGCAACGGTTCTGGGGACTACATCGTCGTCACCATTCTAGTCGGTGTTGAAGGAAAACTCGAACTGCCCAAGATTAACGATTCTGAAGATTTACGCCAAGCATTGCAACAAATTGGGGGAATCGGCAGCGATCGCCTGCTAGCCGTCGAGGTTCTCTGGACTCCTCAAGCACAAGGAGATACTCTAACCTCTGAGGACATCTTG